The candidate division WOR-3 bacterium genome segment AGCGTCGAGGGACCTCGCCTGCGTATGACAGCCGCGCAGGGCCGGGACCGAAGCTACATAGTAGCCGTCCTCGTCTCGCTCGATGACGACGTCAAACTCCCTTCGTCTGCCTGGTGTCGCGACCCGTGCTCGCGTGCTTCGACGTGCGCTGCTCATTGATAGATACTACGTGAAGGAACTCCGAACGTCAAGTACCCGTGCGGAATCGCGGTCGGCCGCCCCGCCAGTCTGGAGTCTCGGATCTCCGTGGTGCCTGGCCTTGGCCCGCCAGCAATGAGTCTGGGGAGTGGAGCTTGTCTAAAAACCAGCTGATTCGTGCCTTTTGACGCATCCTTCGGTGTCTGACAACGTCTAATAGTTAGTGCGGTTTCCCCTGACAATCTGGTCTTCGG includes the following:
- a CDS encoding type II toxin-antitoxin system HicB family antitoxin, giving the protein MSSARRSTRARVATPGRRREFDVVIERDEDGYYVASVPALRGCHTQARSLDALMKRIQEAIALCLEVEEPVTSQFVGVQRVTVAV